The following DNA comes from Streptomyces globosus.
TCGGCGACCTGGTGCGCGAGTCCGTCGACCGGCTGGAGCGGCGCTGGCCGCAGCTGGCGGACGTGGAGTTCGTCGTCGCGGACGTGCCCGGGCCGCCGGGCGGGCCGGAGACCGGCTGGAACGACGAGGCGGTGCCGCTCGGGGCGCTCGCGGAGTCGCCGGGGACGGGCCGGCCGCCGCGGATCATCGTCTTCCGGCGGCCGGTGGAGATCCGGTCGAAGACCCGCGACGAGCGGGCCCTGCTGGTGCACGAGATCGTGGTGGAGCAGGTCGCGGAGCTGCTGGGGCTGACCCCGGAGACGGTCGACCCCCGCTACGGCCAGGACTGATGCGGCCGCACGGGCGCTAGCGGGTCAGGACGGACAGGTCCTGGCGCGCCTGCGGCACGGGGACCGTGCCGCGGTCGTCGGACAGCACCTGGACGGTGAACATCGGGATGCCCTCGTGCGGCAGCGCCAGCATGCGCGACGCGTACACCGGGCCCCCGGAGAGCGTCTCCACGGTGAGGGCGTACGCACCCTTCAGCCCGGCCGGCGCCGGGGAGGGCAGCGCCTGCGTGGTGCCCGCCCGGACGGTGACCTCCTGCACGGCCGGCTCGCCGCCCTCGGTCCCCGGCGACGCCGTGACCCTCACCTTCGCGTCCGCGCCGACCGCCGTCAGCGACAGCACGCCCGCCCCGTCCCCGGCCCGGTTGTCGGCGGCGGTCGCCCGCGCGCCCACCGGCGCGGCCGCCGGGACGAACGCCAGCTCCTGCCTGGCGCCGCTGCCGCGGACCACGCGCAGCGCCGCCACCACCGGTACGGGCTTGCCGTCCACGGCGGGGGCCAGCAGCAGCGAGCCCGCCTCTCCGCGGGTGAGGTCCTTCAGGTCGGCGCTCGCGGCCGTGCCGGCCTTGACGTGCAGCCGCTCGCTGCCGGCCGGGCTGATCGAGCCGTTCGGGCCGGCCAGGCGCAGCGCCAGGTCGGCGTCCTCCTCGCCGGGCGCGAAGACGACGAGCTTGACGGAGGCGGCGTCCGCCGGGATTCCGGGCAGCACCAGTGACGGCGCCGGTTCGGCGGCGGCAGGCAGCCAGTCCGCGCCGACGCCCTCCTCTCCGGCCTGCACGGACGCGCCGACGCGGCCGGCGCGGGTCGTCACCCGGGCCGCGGCGTCCGCGAGCTGCGCGCCGGGGGCGAGGGTGGCCAGCGAGACCGCCTTGCTGGAGCGGGGGTCGATGCGGATGTTCTCGTTGGTGCCGGCGTCCGCCTTGACGGGGCCGTCCGGGCCGAACAGCTTGATGTCGACCACGGCCGCGGTGTCGTCCGGGTTGGTCAGGTGCACGTAGTCCTCGCGGCCCTTGGCCGTGCTCACCCCCGGGAACCAGAAGTCGGTGCCCGGCGCGGTGCAGGCGGCGCCGAGCAGCCCGCGCGCCCGCCCGACGGACACCTTGGTCGTCTGCTGCGCCGTCCAGCCCGGTGCGAGGACGCCGTCGGCGGCGCCGGCCAGCGCCGGCGCCTCGGCCCCGGAGGCGCTCGCCCCGGCCGGCCTGCCGGGCTCCCTGAGCTCCAGGACCGGCTTGGCCTCCTTGGTGGCGCCGAGGAGGCGGGCGGTGCCCCGGCCGGAGGCGCCGGGCGCGGCGGGCGTGATCGCCGTGTACACGGTCTCCGCGATGTCCGAGGAGCTGGGCGCCGGGCACACCAGGACAGAGCGCTCCACCGGCATCCGTGCGGCCTGGGCCGCCGGGGCGCCGTCGGCGGGGGCGGCGGGCGCGAGGAGGTGGGCGGCGCCGGCGAGGGCGGCGAGGGCAGCGGCGGCGGCCGCCAGTGTCAGGGGGGCGCGGTGCTTCACTTCTGGTGGCTCCCGTCGGGGCGCGGGTGGTGCTGCCGGCCGTGGGGGTCGTCGTACGCGTCGGCGTACGGCTGCGGGTCGTACGGGGCCGGGTCGTACGGGGGCTGCTGCTGCGGGTCCGGGTGGCCGTACGCCCGGGGGTCGTACGGCTGCGCCGTGTAGGGGTCGTGGCCGGTGTGCTGCGCAGGCACGTACGGCTGCCCGGGCTCCGTGTACGCCTCGGGGTACGCCTGGTCCGCATGGCCCGGCTCGGCGTACGCCTGCTCCGGGTATCCCTGCTCCGGGTATCCCTGGTCCGGGTACGTGCCCTGCCGGTACGGGTCGTACGGCTGCCCCCCGTACTCCTGGTACGCGTAGGCCTCCTCCCCGTACGCGGGCTGCGCGGGGATCCCGGCGTACGGGTCCGCGACGGCGCCCTCGGGCTCCGCCGGGGGCGGCTCCGGGGCGGCCGCGGCACCGGCGCCGGCGCGGAGCCGGCGGGCGCGCCGGCCCTCGGGGGCCCCGGCGGGCGCGGCCTGCTCGGGGGTGTCGGCGCCCTCGTCGGGGAGGTCGTCGTCGAGGCGGGCGCGGCGGCCGGGCAGGGCCATGACGAGGAGGACGGCGGCGAGCAGCGCCTGGGCCGCGTGCCAGGCGGTCCGCGGCAGGGCGTCCTCGTGGACGAGGTCGAGGCGGCCGCCGGCGGCGGGCAGGGCGAAGCCCTGCGCCCAGCCGTCGACGGTCTCGGCCTTCAGGGGTTTGCCGTCGAGGGAGGCCTTCCAGCCGGGGGCGGCCCGGTCGGCGATGCGCAGGACGCGGCCGTCCTCCCCGGCGGGGATCCGGGTGTGGATCTCGACGGGGCCCGAGGCGACGGGGACGGGGGCCTCCCCGGGCTTGGCGGGGATGATGACGGCGCGGGCGACCTGGCGGTCGACGCGCCACAGGGCGCTGCCGTCCAGCCGGCTCATGCGGCTGAGGCCGGGGGTGGCGTCGAGGACCTTGCGCATCTCCTGCGGGGCGTCGTCGCGGAGGAGGACGTAGCGGACGGCGAAGTCGCCGAGCTGGTCGGTCTGGTCGGCGCCGGAGCCGGCGACGAGTCCGGCGACGGCCTTGTCCAGGCGGGTGCTGCCGCCGGCGGGGGCGGTCTCGGCGTCGCCGAGGGTGGCGCCGGAACCGCGGACGAGGCTGTAGGAGACCCGGGCGGGGGTGCCGCCGAGGACGAGGGTGCGGGCCCGGTCGCGGGTGCCGGCGTCCTCGGCGACGAACGCGGGGACCTGGACGGGATCGCGGCGTTCCAGCGGTCCGGCGGCTCCGCCGGCGGCCCAGGCGGCCGCGGCGAGGAGCGGTCCGGCGGCGGCCGCGAGGGCGACCAGTGCGGCGGCGGGCTGGCGCCAGCCGAAGCTGCTGGCGGCGACGCGCTCCCGGGCCCCTTCGGCGCCGACGGCGGCGGCCGCGAGGACGCCGAGCCCGTACAGGAGGGTGGCGGGTCCGGCCCAGCCGGTGCGGTTCAGGAGGACGGCCAGGGCGAGCCCGGTCAGGGCGGCGGCCCAGGCGGCGCGGACGGCGGTGCGCCGGTCGGCGCGGGCCAGGGCTGCGAGGGCGGCCAGGAGGGCGCCGGCGAGGAGCAGTCCGCCGCCGGCCTTGGGGCCGCCGGGGTCGGCGCCGAGGAGGCCGAGGGCGGTGGCGGCGCCGGCGGGGCCGGGCAGTCCGGCCTCGTCGAGGAGCCGTCCGGGGTGGGCGAGGAGGGTGAGCGACCAGGGGGCGAGGACGGCGACGGGCACGGCGAGGACGGCGAGCAGCCGCAGGGCGTACGCCTTCCGTTCGGCGCGGTGCACGGCCACCGCGGCCAGGCCGAGGACGGCGGCGGGCAGCCACACGACGGGGGCGAAGGCGGCGGCCGCGGTCATCAGGAGGGCCAGTGTCCACGCGGCGCGCCAGGGGCCGCGCTGCCCGGCTCCGGCGGGGGCGGTGAGGCCGAAGGCGGAGACGGCGGAGCGGGCGAGGAGCGGGAGGAGGACGGCGAGGACGGCGGTGCCGAGGCGGCCCCCGGCGAGCGCTCCGGTGACGGCGGGGAGGAGGGCGTAGGCGGCGGCGGCCCAGGCGCGCAGCAGGCGGGAGGCGACGAGGGGCCGGGAGGCGGCGTACGCGGTGAGTCCGGCGAGCGGGACGGAGCCGGCGAGGAGGAGGGTCAGGGCGGCGTCGGAGGAGCCGAGGAGCAGGGTGGCGAGGGCGCCGAGGAGGGCGAGGTAGGGGGGTGCGCCGGCGGTGGAGCCGGTGCCGGCGGGCTGCCAGTCCTCGGTGTAGCGGCGCCACAGGTCGAGGCCGCTGTCGGGGGCGGGCAGGAGGGCGCCGCCCATGAGGGAGCCGCTGCCGAGGAGGCCGCGGCAGGCGACGAGGGAGACGGCGGCGAGGAGGGCGAGGAGGAGGGGGGCGGGGTTGCGGGCGATCCGCCTGAGGCGGGCGAACCGCTCCGGCGCGAGGCCTGCGGCGTCGTCGGGGCCGGCGGCGGCGCCGTGGCGGCCGGCGGCGGGGCTGTCGGTGTCGCGGCCGTCGGTGAAGTGGGCGGCGAGCTGCTCCACGCCGGCGCGCAGGGTCGCGCCGGGGGGCGGGAAGAGGGGCCGGAGCTCCTTGGCGGGCACGGCGGGGCGGCCGCGGCTGCGGCGGGCGGCGAGGAGGCGGCCGGGGCGCAGGAGGGTGGCGAGGAGGCCGGTGAGTTCGTCGACGGCCTGGCCGGGCGCCTTGCCGACGAGGTAGCCGAGGGTGCGCAGCACGGTGCCGGCGACCAGGCGGAGCAGGACGTACGGCAGGGCGGCGCCGGAGCAGTTGGCGAGGAGGGTGTGGACGGCGCCGGCCTTGTCGACGCGGTGGGGTCCGAGCGCGGTGCGGCCGGCGCAGTCGACGGTGCGGCGTTCGCGGGAGGCGGCCTCGGCGTGGCGCAGGACGGCGTCGGGGGCGACGAGGACGCCGTGGCCGGCGCTGTGGGCGCGCCAGCACAGGTCGACGTCGTCGCGCATGAGGGGCAGGCGGCGGTCGAAGCCGCCGAGGCCGTCGTAGACGTCGCGGCGTACGAGCATGCCGGCGGTGGAGACGGAGAGGACGGAGCGGACCTGGTCGTGCTGGCCCTGGTCCTGTTCGCGGCGGTCGAGGCCGGTCCAGCGGCGGCCGCTGCGGGCGATGGTGACGCCGGCTTCGAGGAGCTGCCGGTTGTCGTACCAGCCGCGGAGCTTGGGGCCGATGACGGCGGCGTCGGGGTTCTCGTCGGCGACGCGGAGGAGTTCGGTGAGGGCGTCGGGCTCGGGGGCGCTGTCGTCGTGGAGCAGCCAGAGCCATTGGACGGGCTCGCCGTGCGGGAGTTCGGGGAGGTCGTAGGCGTCGTCGCGCCAGGTGCGGCTGACGGGGTCCCAGCCGCTGGGGCGCCTGAGGTAGGGGAGGTCGTCGAGGGAGGGGGTGCCGGCGCTGCGGGCGGCTTCGTCGACGGCGGTGCCGAATCCGGTGCGGCGGGCGAGGTGGAGGACGCGGTCGTCGCCGAGGGCCTCGGCGAGGAGGCGGGCGGAGTCGTCGGAGCTTCCGGTGTCGGCGGCGATGTGGTTCTGCGCGGGGCGTTCCTGGCCGAGGAGGCCGGCGAGGGTCCGGGGCAGCCAGCGGGCGCCGTCGTGGGCGACGAGGACCGCGGTGACGACGTGCCGGGGGAACTGGGGCGTGGCGGCGGCCTGGTGGGAGGCCGTCGGCTGGCTGTGCAGGGACATCGCTCTACTGGCCCTCCGGCCTGGGTGTCCCGCCGGGCTCGGCCGGAGGGAGGTCCGCGGGCGCGCGCCCTCGGAGGCTGCTGGACAGCGCCCCACACTAACGGCTCGGAACACAGCGGTCCGCCTCCTGCGGGGAAGTTGCAGGAGGCGGACCGGTGGTGTGCTGGCGGCGGGGGGCCGTCACCCAACGTGACGCCGGGCCGGGGTCCGGACGGGGTCGGGGCGGGGGCCCGGGGCCGCTGCGGGGCGGCTCAGACGGCGGCCTTCTTCAGGCGGCGGCGCTCGCGCTCGGAGAGGCCGCCCCAGATGCCGAACCGCTCGTCGTTGGCGAGGGCGTACTCAAGGCATTCGGACCGGACTTCGCAGGCCAGGCAGACCTTCTTGGCCTCTCGGGTGGAGCCGCCCTTCTCGGGGAAGAAGGACTCGGGGTCGGTCTGGGCGCACAGCGCGCGCTCCTGCCATCCGAGCTCTTCGTCCGCTTCCTCGACCAGCAGTTCCTGAAACAGCTCGGTCATGTGCGCCCCTCGCTCTGTCTGTGCATCCCCGTGGCCGTCGTCACTCATCGCTACGTAACGACACGAGTGAAATTACAAGTGGGGGGCTCCAGCGCAGTCAAGCCGGGGTCTGCTATTGGGGCCCTTATTCACTCTGCGGAACCAAGGCTATGCAGAAAGTGTTGATATCGCCAAAAATCGTGACAGTTGCCACGAGTGCCACTCCACCCACACCCACCCCTGACATACGCGGACCCCCCGGCGGCGGTTGCGATCCGGCCACAGAAGCGGCGCAGATCACATTCCGATCACGAGTTGGCCACATAAGTTTGAGGTGGCGCGAGACGGTTTCTCGGCACGCGGTGTGCCCTGCATCTGTCTGCACAAACCTTTCTCCGCCTCGGTTAACCGGATCAGTTGAAACTTTTCGACCAAACCGGGCATTGGGTTGACAGTCCGGCCCCGCAGCCGGTCTCCTTGTCCCCATGTCAGTGACCGCAGCCGCCTTCCGGACCCCCATTCGTGGGTTCCTGCGCGCTGCCCAGGTTCGCTGTTGCTGTTGCGGCTGTTGATGCCCCAGGAGCGCTGCTCCTTCCAGGCCCCCGCCCCAGCGACCGCCCACTGACACCCGTCTAGGACCCCCTGATGCGCGATTCCGCCGCCGCCCCTGCCGTCATCGAGAGCGACCTCCAGATCGCCGGCGACATCCTCTCCGTACCGCACCTGCTCCAGCCGGCCCGCGAACACCCCGCCACCGTCGCCGAGTTCGCCGGCCTGGCCCGCTCCATCGCCGCCGACCGCGCGAGCTGGGAGCACCTGGTCCGCTACGACGCCACGACCCGCTGGTACCACCGCCTGCGCTCCGTCGCCCCCTCCCCCGGCTCCCCGACCGGCTACGAGGTGTGGCTGCTCAGCTGGGTTCCGGGCCAGGGCAGCGGCTTCCACGACCACGGCCCGTCGTCCGGCGTCTGGACGGTGCTGGAGGGCGGGCTCACCGAGCACAGCACCCGCGGCAGCCTCACCCTCGGCGCGGGCTCGCAGCGCGTCTTCGCCCCGGGCTACGCCCACGAGGTCGTCAACGACACCCTCGAAGGCGCGGTCAGCCTGCACGTCTACTTCCCCGGCCTCCAGGCCATGCCGATGCACAACTGCCACCCGGCCCACCCGGAGGCCGTCCGCGTCTGATGCCTGTCAGACTTCGCTGCATGCGCATTGTTGTTCTGGCCGGCGGCATCGGCGGCGCCCGCTTCCTCCGCGGGCTGAAGTCCGCGGCCCCCGCGGCGGAGATCACGGTCATCGGCAACACCGGTGACGACATCCACCTGTTCGGGCTCAAGGTGTGCCCCGACCTCGACACCGTGATGTACACCCTCGGCGGCGGCATCAACGAGGACCAGGGCTGGGGCCGCGCCGACGAGTCGTTCACCCTCAAGGAGGAGCTCGCGGCGTACGGCGTCGGCCCGACCTGGTTCGGGCTCGGCGACCGCGACTTCGCCACGCACATCGTCCGTACGCAGATGCTCGCCGCCGGCTACCCGCTCAGCGCGGTCACCGAGGCGCTCTGCGACCGCTGGCAGCCGGGGGTCCGCCTCCTGCCCATGTCGGACGACCGCGTCGAGACCCACGTCGCCGTCACCGAGAACGGCGAACGCCGCGTCGTCCACTTCCAGGAGTACTGGGTGCGCCTGCGCGCATCCCTGGCCGCGGAGGCCGTCGTGCCCGTCGGCGCCGAGCAGGCCAAGCCCGCTCCCGGCGTCCTGGAGGCCCTGGCCTCCGCCGACGTGATCCTCCTCCCGCCCTCCAACCCGGTCGTCTCGATCGGCACGATCCTCGCCGTCCCCGGCATCCGCGAAGCCGTGGCCGGCGCCGCCGCCCCGGTCGTCGGCCTCTCCCCGATCGTCGGCGGCGCCCCGGTCCGCGGCATGGCCGACAAGGTCCTCGCCGCCGTCGGCGTGGAGTCCACCGCCGCGGCCGTCGCCCGCCACTACGGCGCGGACCTCCTCGACGGCTGGCTCGTCGACACCGCCGACGCCGACGCCGTCGCCGAGGTCGAGGCCGCCGGGATCGCCTGCCGCGCCGTCCCCCTGATGATGACCGGCACCGAGGCCACGGCGGCGATGGCCCGCGAGGCCCTGTCCCTGGCCGAGGCCGCCCGGTGACCGCGTACGAGGTCCGCGCCGTCCCCGGCATCCCGGAGGTCAGCCCGGGCGACGACCTGGCCCGTCTGATCGCCGCGAGCGCCCCGGACCTCCGCGACGGCGACATCCTCCTCGTCACCTCGAAGATCGTCTCCAAGTCCGAGGGCCGCATCGTCCGGGCGGCCTCCCGCGAGGAGGCGATCGACGCCGAGACCGTGCGCGTCGTCGCCCGCCGCGGCGCCCTGCGCATCGTGCAGAACCGCCAGGGCCTGGTCATGGCGGCGGCCGGCGTGGACGCCTCCAACACCGCCCCCGACACGGTCCTCCTCCTCCCCGAGGACCCGGACGCCTCGGCCGCCGCGATCCGCACGGGCCTGGCCCGCCTGCTCTCCGTCGACGTGGGCGTCGTCATCACCGACACCTCGGGCCGCCCGTGGCGCACCGGCCTGACGGACATCGCCGTAGGCTCCGCGGGCGTGCGCGTCCTGGACGACCTCCGCGGCAGCACGGACACCCACGGCAACCCGCTCACCGCGACGGTCGTCGCCACAGCCGACGAGCTGGCCGCGGCCGGGGACCTGGTCAAGGGCAAGGCCGCCAACCGGCCGGTGGCCGTGGTCCGCGGCCTGTCCCACCTGGTCGGCGGCGACGCCACGGCAGCCCGGCTGGTCCGCCCCGCCGAGGACGACATGTTCCGCCTGGGCACCTCCGAGGCCGTACGGCAGGCCGTGACCCAGCGCCGCACGGTCCGCGCCTTCACGGACGACCCGGTGGACCCGGCCGCGGTCCGCCG
Coding sequences within:
- a CDS encoding metallopeptidase family protein; this encodes MTDSPVPPSEPRPADLPAEPRPRRRDRHGRGMRGPVAPPQVPLAASRAELFGDLVRESVDRLERRWPQLADVEFVVADVPGPPGGPETGWNDEAVPLGALAESPGTGRPPRIIVFRRPVEIRSKTRDERALLVHEIVVEQVAELLGLTPETVDPRYGQD
- a CDS encoding DUF5719 family protein, yielding MKHRAPLTLAAAAAALAALAGAAHLLAPAAPADGAPAAQAARMPVERSVLVCPAPSSSDIAETVYTAITPAAPGASGRGTARLLGATKEAKPVLELREPGRPAGASASGAEAPALAGAADGVLAPGWTAQQTTKVSVGRARGLLGAACTAPGTDFWFPGVSTAKGREDYVHLTNPDDTAAVVDIKLFGPDGPVKADAGTNENIRIDPRSSKAVSLATLAPGAQLADAAARVTTRAGRVGASVQAGEEGVGADWLPAAAEPAPSLVLPGIPADAASVKLVVFAPGEEDADLALRLAGPNGSISPAGSERLHVKAGTAASADLKDLTRGEAGSLLLAPAVDGKPVPVVAALRVVRGSGARQELAFVPAAAPVGARATAADNRAGDGAGVLSLTAVGADAKVRVTASPGTEGGEPAVQEVTVRAGTTQALPSPAPAGLKGAYALTVETLSGGPVYASRMLALPHEGIPMFTVQVLSDDRGTVPVPQARQDLSVLTR
- a CDS encoding glycosyltransferase, whose product is MSLHSQPTASHQAAATPQFPRHVVTAVLVAHDGARWLPRTLAGLLGQERPAQNHIAADTGSSDDSARLLAEALGDDRVLHLARRTGFGTAVDEAARSAGTPSLDDLPYLRRPSGWDPVSRTWRDDAYDLPELPHGEPVQWLWLLHDDSAPEPDALTELLRVADENPDAAVIGPKLRGWYDNRQLLEAGVTIARSGRRWTGLDRREQDQGQHDQVRSVLSVSTAGMLVRRDVYDGLGGFDRRLPLMRDDVDLCWRAHSAGHGVLVAPDAVLRHAEAASRERRTVDCAGRTALGPHRVDKAGAVHTLLANCSGAALPYVLLRLVAGTVLRTLGYLVGKAPGQAVDELTGLLATLLRPGRLLAARRSRGRPAVPAKELRPLFPPPGATLRAGVEQLAAHFTDGRDTDSPAAGRHGAAAGPDDAAGLAPERFARLRRIARNPAPLLLALLAAVSLVACRGLLGSGSLMGGALLPAPDSGLDLWRRYTEDWQPAGTGSTAGAPPYLALLGALATLLLGSSDAALTLLLAGSVPLAGLTAYAASRPLVASRLLRAWAAAAYALLPAVTGALAGGRLGTAVLAVLLPLLARSAVSAFGLTAPAGAGQRGPWRAAWTLALLMTAAAAFAPVVWLPAAVLGLAAVAVHRAERKAYALRLLAVLAVPVAVLAPWSLTLLAHPGRLLDEAGLPGPAGAATALGLLGADPGGPKAGGGLLLAGALLAALAALARADRRTAVRAAWAAALTGLALAVLLNRTGWAGPATLLYGLGVLAAAAVGAEGARERVAASSFGWRQPAAALVALAAAAGPLLAAAAWAAGGAAGPLERRDPVQVPAFVAEDAGTRDRARTLVLGGTPARVSYSLVRGSGATLGDAETAPAGGSTRLDKAVAGLVAGSGADQTDQLGDFAVRYVLLRDDAPQEMRKVLDATPGLSRMSRLDGSALWRVDRQVARAVIIPAKPGEAPVPVASGPVEIHTRIPAGEDGRVLRIADRAAPGWKASLDGKPLKAETVDGWAQGFALPAAGGRLDLVHEDALPRTAWHAAQALLAAVLLVMALPGRRARLDDDLPDEGADTPEQAAPAGAPEGRRARRLRAGAGAAAAPEPPPAEPEGAVADPYAGIPAQPAYGEEAYAYQEYGGQPYDPYRQGTYPDQGYPEQGYPEQAYAEPGHADQAYPEAYTEPGQPYVPAQHTGHDPYTAQPYDPRAYGHPDPQQQPPYDPAPYDPQPYADAYDDPHGRQHHPRPDGSHQK
- a CDS encoding WhiB family transcriptional regulator, whose amino-acid sequence is MTELFQELLVEEADEELGWQERALCAQTDPESFFPEKGGSTREAKKVCLACEVRSECLEYALANDERFGIWGGLSERERRRLKKAAV
- a CDS encoding cysteine dioxygenase — protein: MRDSAAAPAVIESDLQIAGDILSVPHLLQPAREHPATVAEFAGLARSIAADRASWEHLVRYDATTRWYHRLRSVAPSPGSPTGYEVWLLSWVPGQGSGFHDHGPSSGVWTVLEGGLTEHSTRGSLTLGAGSQRVFAPGYAHEVVNDTLEGAVSLHVYFPGLQAMPMHNCHPAHPEAVRV
- the cofD gene encoding 2-phospho-L-lactate transferase, which produces MRIVVLAGGIGGARFLRGLKSAAPAAEITVIGNTGDDIHLFGLKVCPDLDTVMYTLGGGINEDQGWGRADESFTLKEELAAYGVGPTWFGLGDRDFATHIVRTQMLAAGYPLSAVTEALCDRWQPGVRLLPMSDDRVETHVAVTENGERRVVHFQEYWVRLRASLAAEAVVPVGAEQAKPAPGVLEALASADVILLPPSNPVVSIGTILAVPGIREAVAGAAAPVVGLSPIVGGAPVRGMADKVLAAVGVESTAAAVARHYGADLLDGWLVDTADADAVAEVEAAGIACRAVPLMMTGTEATAAMAREALSLAEAAR
- a CDS encoding coenzyme F420-0:L-glutamate ligase; its protein translation is MTAYEVRAVPGIPEVSPGDDLARLIAASAPDLRDGDILLVTSKIVSKSEGRIVRAASREEAIDAETVRVVARRGALRIVQNRQGLVMAAAGVDASNTAPDTVLLLPEDPDASAAAIRTGLARLLSVDVGVVITDTSGRPWRTGLTDIAVGSAGVRVLDDLRGSTDTHGNPLTATVVATADELAAAGDLVKGKAANRPVAVVRGLSHLVGGDATAARLVRPAEDDMFRLGTSEAVRQAVTQRRTVRAFTDDPVDPAAVRRAVAAALTAPAPHHTTPWRFVLLESRTARLELLDAMRDAWIADLRRDGRSEESIARRVRRGDVLRNAPYLAVPCMVTDGAHHYGHARRDAAEREMFVVATGAGVQNFLVTLAAERLGSAWVSSTMFCRDVVRKVLALPDSWDPMGAVAIGRPAEPARPRPERIPDEFIEVR